The following proteins come from a genomic window of Lolium rigidum isolate FL_2022 chromosome 5, APGP_CSIRO_Lrig_0.1, whole genome shotgun sequence:
- the LOC124652282 gene encoding achilleol B synthase-like produces MWKLKIGGASGPWLRSTSEFLGRQVWEFDPDAGTAEERAEVERMRRDFTEHRFQRKESQDLLLRLQYAKLNSLGVNNPKIKLENITEVTEECISTSLTRALNQWCTLQAHDGHWPGDYSGILFIMPMFIFSLYVTRSLDIVISSEHRREICRHIYNHQNEDGGWGIHVRGPSNMFGSCLNYAALRLLGEMLHGNDALIKGQDWILSHGTATHVPQWGKIFLSILGIYDWSGNNPIIPELWLVPYFLPIHPGRFWCFCRLVYMSMAYLYGKKFVGPITPTILALREELYCGPYENIDWNKARDSCAKEDLHHPHSQAQSIINGCLNRFVEPMLNYWPANKLRERAMSNLMEHIHYNDETTEYITICPVDKALNMICCWVENPNSNAFKQHLPRVYDYLWLAEDGMKAKIYDGCQSWETPFIIQAFCSSNLIEEFGPTIEKAHEFIKKSQVRKNYPSYQSFYRHRSKGSWTLSTIDNGWSVSDCTAESVKALLLLSKILPKHVGDSIEEERLYDAIDCILSFMNKDGSFSTYECKRTYSWLEVLNPSESFQNIVIDHPSAECTASVLDALVLFTELYPMYRKKEIEKCTESAVKFIQSKQQDDGSWYGTWGICFTYGTFFGVKGLAAAGRTYNNSSSIRKACNFLLSKQQSTGGWGESYLSIETEVYVDNGAPHAVDTAWAMLALIYAGQVEIDPAPLHRAALVLMNMQLESGEFPQEEHIGCANSAFYFNYPNYRNVFPIMALGEFRRRLIANQNKDGCN; encoded by the exons ATGTGGAAGCTGAAGATTGGCGGGGCCAGTGGGCCGTGGCTACGGTCGACCAGCGAGTTCCTCGGCAGGCAGGTGTGGGAGTTCGACCCCGACGCCGGCACGGCCGAGGAACGCGCCGAGGTGGAGAGGATGCGTCGGGACTTCACGGAGCACCGGTTCCAGAGGAAGGAGTCCCAGGACCTCCTCCTACGCTTGCAG TACGCAAAATTAAACTCACTTGGCGTAAATAATCCAAAGATCAAGCTTGAAAACATTACGGAAGTCACAGAAGAATGCATATCAACATCATTGACGAGAGCTCTAAATCAGTGGTGTACTCTCCAAGCACATGATGGCCACTGGCCTGGTGATTATAGTGGAATTTTGTTCATTATGCCTATGTTC ATATTCTCATTGTATGTTACGAGATCCCTGGACATAGTTATATCCTCGGAACATCGACGTGAAATATGTCGGCATATTTACAACCATCAG AATGAGGATGGTGGTTGGGGAATACATGTTAGGGGACCAAGCAACATGTTTGGCTCATGCTTAAATTATGCAGCATTAAGGCTTCTTGGTGAGATGTTACATGGTAATGATGCGTTGATCAAAGGGCAGGATTGGATTTTATCGCATGGAACTGCAACTCATGTACCACAATGGGGAAAGATATTTCTATCA ATACTTGGTATCTACGACTGGTCAGGAAACAATCCAATTATACCAGAACTATGGTTGGTTCCATACTTTCTCCCAATTCATCCAG GACGATTTTGGTGCTTTTGTCGGTTGGTGTATATGTCAATGGCATACCTTTATGGGAAGAAATTTGTTGGGCCCATTACTCCGACTATATTGGCATTACGAGAGGAGCTCTATTGTGGACCATATGAAAATATTGACTGGAATAAGGCTCGTGATTCTTGTGCTAAG GAAGACCTTCATCATCCACATTCACAGGCGCAAAGTATTATAAATGGTTGTCTTAATAGGTTTGTAGAGCCAATGTTAAATTATTGGCCCGCAAACAAGCTAAGGGAGAGAGCTATGAGTAACCTCATGGAACATATTCATTATAATGATGAAACAACTGAATATATTACCATTTGTCCCGTTGACAAG GCATTGAATATGATATGTTGTTGGGTAGAAAATCCAAATTCAAATGCTTTCAAGCAACATCTTCCAAGAGTATATGACTACTTGTGGCTAGCAGAAGACGGCATGAAGGCAAAG ATTTACGACGGTTGCCAAAGCTGGGAGACTCCATTTATAATTCAAGCTTTTTGCTCATCAAATCTTATTGAAGAATTTGGTCCAACTATAGAGAAGGCTCATGAGTTTATAAAGAAATCACAG GTTCGTAAAAATTATCCAAGTTATCAAAGTTTTTATCGCCATAGATCAAAAGGTTCGTGGACTCTTTCCACAATAGACAATGGTTGGTCTGTTTCTGACTGTACCGCTGAATCCGTCAAG GCATTGTTGTTGTTATCAAAGATATTGCCAAAGCATGTTGGCGACTCAATAGAAGAAGAAAGGTTGTATGATGCTATTGACTGCATCCTTTCTTTCATG AACAAAGACGGTTCATTTTCTACATATGAATGCAAAAGAACATATTCCTGGCTAGAG GTTCTCAATCCCTCCGAGAGCTTTCAGAACATTGTCATCGATCATCC ATCTGCTGAATGCACAGCATCCGTGCTTGATGCACTTGTATTGTTCACTGAGCTGTATCCAATGTATCGCAAAAAAGAGATAGAAAAATGTACTGAAAGTGCAGTTAAGTTTATTCAGAGCAAACAACAGGATGACGGTTCCTG GTACGGCACTTGGGGCATTTGCTTCACTTACGGAACCTTCTTTGGGGTAAAAGGATTAGCTGCTGCTGGAAGAACCTATAATAATAGTTCTTCTATCAGAAAAGCATGCAACTTTCTATTGTCAAAGCAACAAAGTACAGGTGGATGGGGGGAAAGCTATCTTTCTATCGAAACGGAG GTGTATGTTGACAACGGTGCTCCGCACGCAGTGGACACTGCATGGGCAATGTTAGCTTTAATATATGCTGGACAG GTTGAAATAGATCCGGCACCACTACATCGGGCAGCACTAGTGCTGATGAACATGCAGCTAGAATCAGGCGAGTT